One Deinococcus sp. LM3 genomic region harbors:
- a CDS encoding tRNA pseudouridine(13) synthase TruD: MVSDIVSLVFDWSALRALTEGPGTGGVLRQEPGDFRVEEVPLYLPSGEGEHLFVQFEKTGHTTAHVLRELGGQIGVRDRDIGVAGLKDRHAVTTQWISLPGKVEGRLPTFALDGVRVLQVTRHMNKLGMGHLRANRFVVRVRGAAGQADAARQTLEGLAARGVPNYFGPQRFGLGGLNAEEGLRVVRGESRVRDPRVRRFLTTALQSVVFNGFVNLRLERGVFDGLLAGDMAKKHDTGGVFQVEDAAQETPRAVRGEVSATGTLFGKKVKPLTLDAGELEQEALAALGLSAGMFSSRKGDRRLTRVFPEDVSVTPEDDGFTAAFTLPRGSFATSVLREIMKTDVDAPDMPGDGSDDAGALEDTE; this comes from the coding sequence ATGGTGAGCGACATCGTGAGTCTGGTGTTTGACTGGTCGGCGCTGCGCGCCCTGACAGAAGGGCCGGGAACCGGCGGAGTCCTCCGCCAGGAACCCGGCGATTTCCGTGTGGAGGAAGTTCCTCTGTACCTGCCGTCCGGTGAGGGCGAGCACCTGTTCGTGCAGTTCGAGAAGACCGGGCACACGACCGCGCACGTCCTGAGGGAACTGGGCGGGCAGATCGGCGTGCGGGATCGGGACATCGGCGTGGCTGGCCTGAAGGACCGGCACGCCGTGACCACGCAGTGGATCAGCCTGCCGGGCAAGGTCGAGGGCCGCCTGCCGACCTTCGCGCTGGACGGCGTGCGGGTGTTGCAGGTGACCCGGCACATGAACAAGCTGGGCATGGGGCACCTGCGGGCCAACCGGTTCGTGGTGCGGGTGCGCGGCGCGGCGGGTCAGGCGGACGCGGCCCGGCAGACGCTGGAGGGCCTCGCGGCGCGGGGCGTGCCGAACTACTTCGGGCCGCAGCGCTTCGGACTGGGTGGCCTGAACGCCGAGGAGGGCCTGCGGGTCGTGCGGGGCGAGTCGCGGGTGCGGGACCCGCGCGTGCGGCGGTTCCTGACGACGGCGCTGCAGAGCGTGGTGTTCAACGGGTTCGTGAACCTGCGTCTGGAACGCGGCGTGTTCGACGGCCTGCTGGCCGGGGACATGGCCAAGAAGCACGACACGGGCGGCGTGTTTCAGGTCGAGGACGCCGCGCAGGAGACGCCGCGCGCGGTGCGGGGCGAGGTCAGCGCGACCGGCACGCTGTTCGGCAAGAAGGTCAAGCCCCTGACCCTGGACGCCGGAGAGCTGGAGCAGGAGGCGCTGGCCGCGCTGGGCCTGTCGGCCGGGATGTTCTCGTCCCGCAAGGGGGACCGCCGCCTGACGCGGGTGTTCCCGGAGGACGTGAGCGTGACCCCGGAAGACGACGGGTTCACGGCCGCCTTCACGCTGCCGCGCGGCAGTTTCGCGACGAGCGTGCTGCGCGAGATCATGAAGACCGACGTGGACGCTCCGGACATGCCCGGCGACGGGTCAGACGACGCCGGGGCGCTGGAGGACACCGAGTGA
- a CDS encoding FAD-dependent oxidoreductase translates to MRIVVVGGVAAGMSAASRAQRFNPQAQVVVFERGEYVSYGACGLPYVIGGEVDSFGDLIARTPGQMRARGIGVRVRHEVTGVDARAGTVTVLDRESGRTVSEPFDRLLLATGVSPVRPDWAHTDLEGVHVLRDIPDGEALAASVRGARRACIVGGGYIGLELAEALRARGLSVVLLERGPEVAGRMLDPQLQGQVRAELERGGVDVRCGVTVQGLTGSGRVTGVQTDAGLVRADLVVVAVGVKPNVDLARAAGVRLGKTGAVAVNARQETNVPGVYSAGDNTESLHRVTRRRVHIPLGLPANRMGRVAGVNMAGGDARFPGVVGTGIFRTFELGVARTGLTQTEAQELGLDAVSVDVTSTDHAGYHDSSKPIHVRLTGEKGTGRLLGAQLVGHNHLSVKRVDVVAALLGQRGTAQDLFDADLAYAPPFSGVWDVLLVAADRLHRMI, encoded by the coding sequence ATGAGGATCGTAGTGGTGGGAGGCGTGGCTGCCGGGATGAGTGCCGCGAGCCGCGCGCAGCGGTTCAATCCGCAGGCGCAGGTCGTGGTGTTCGAGCGGGGGGAGTACGTGAGTTACGGCGCGTGCGGCCTGCCGTACGTGATCGGCGGCGAGGTCGACTCGTTCGGGGATCTGATCGCCCGGACGCCGGGGCAGATGCGGGCGCGCGGGATCGGCGTGCGGGTGCGGCACGAGGTGACGGGCGTGGACGCGCGGGCCGGCACGGTGACGGTCCTGGACCGGGAGTCGGGCCGCACGGTCAGCGAACCGTTCGACCGGCTGCTGCTGGCGACCGGGGTCTCCCCAGTCCGGCCGGACTGGGCGCACACGGACCTGGAGGGCGTGCATGTCCTGCGGGACATTCCGGACGGCGAGGCACTGGCGGCGAGCGTGCGGGGTGCTCGTCGGGCGTGCATCGTGGGCGGCGGGTACATCGGGCTGGAACTGGCCGAGGCGTTGCGGGCGCGGGGTCTGAGCGTGGTGCTGCTGGAGCGCGGCCCGGAGGTGGCGGGGCGGATGCTGGACCCGCAGTTGCAGGGGCAGGTGCGCGCCGAACTGGAACGCGGCGGCGTGGATGTCCGCTGCGGCGTGACCGTGCAGGGCCTGACCGGCAGCGGGCGCGTGACGGGCGTGCAGACGGACGCCGGGCTGGTGCGGGCCGATCTGGTCGTCGTGGCGGTGGGCGTGAAGCCGAACGTGGATCTGGCGCGCGCCGCCGGGGTGCGGCTCGGGAAGACCGGCGCGGTCGCCGTGAACGCCCGGCAGGAGACGAACGTGCCGGGCGTCTACTCGGCCGGGGACAACACCGAGAGCCTGCACCGCGTCACGCGCCGCCGCGTGCACATTCCGCTGGGCCTGCCCGCCAACCGCATGGGCCGCGTGGCGGGCGTGAACATGGCCGGCGGGGACGCCCGCTTTCCCGGCGTGGTCGGAACCGGCATCTTCAGGACGTTCGAGCTGGGCGTGGCCCGCACCGGCCTCACGCAGACCGAGGCGCAGGAGCTGGGGCTGGACGCCGTGAGCGTGGATGTGACCAGCACCGACCACGCCGGCTACCACGACAGTTCGAAACCCATTCACGTGCGCCTGACCGGCGAGAAAGGCACAGGCCGGCTGCTGGGCGCGCAACTAGTCGGGCACAACCACCTGAGCGTGAAACGGGTGGACGTGGTCGCGGCCCTGCTGGGTCAGCGGGGCACGGCGCAGGACCTGTTCGACGCGGACCTCGCGTACGCCCCGCCGTTCAGTGGCGTGTGGGACGTGCTGCTGGTGGCCGCCGACCGCCTGCACCGGATGATCTGA
- a CDS encoding ATP-binding protein, which translates to MTLDAADAISPLGVLPPAGPTCIHLPLNVSPEELARYAVGLANARGGTVLVGVDVLDLPPGTVRDAGELHPLMVTHAIFELSGGRLTVNVQHHRLPGGARVLAVFVPQGPYVLAAPDGSVIAWDGAHLVPVTPGEAEPVADQDFTAVVPPDASLADLDPAEVARLRGLGRRASASNLPDLDFLQELGLLVPSGGALRPTLAAILLAGTPAALRAHVPQAEVCFYHHHTPDVEFQFREDLLRPIPALLTRLAELIQARNRFTPVQVGLFRIEVWDQDEAVYREALLNALTHRDYRLRDAVHVHHFPDRLEIMNPGGLPGGITPGNILRHQPKRRNPLLAEVLARLGLVERAGVGVDKMYSLMLRHGKEPPEFTTYPDSVTLALHSPGFDAEFVRFVARKQEDMQTLSLDVLIVLSLLAREGEATRAALARALQLPEDRTPRLLRGMEDHGLIVKAGVGRGIAYVLSDEVRRALGRERVVPAVQTPPEAVVPAPEVAPTTPSPAYQGLADQEPADTVSGARPASVTSPPPPEAAGRPKRAARAPRDESGPSAAEVRAIALALARERGRVRNVDLREACGLTTQQAWRTLRRLVQDGLLRKLGSGTRDAAYELRA; encoded by the coding sequence GTGACGCTGGACGCTGCTGACGCCATTTCGCCGCTGGGGGTGCTGCCTCCGGCCGGGCCGACGTGCATTCACCTGCCGCTGAACGTCTCTCCCGAGGAACTGGCCCGCTACGCCGTGGGGCTGGCGAACGCGCGCGGCGGGACGGTGCTGGTGGGCGTGGACGTGCTGGACCTGCCGCCCGGCACGGTGCGCGACGCGGGCGAACTGCACCCGCTGATGGTCACGCACGCGATCTTCGAACTGTCGGGCGGCCGCCTGACCGTGAACGTGCAGCACCACCGGCTGCCGGGCGGCGCGCGGGTGCTGGCGGTGTTCGTGCCGCAGGGACCCTACGTGCTGGCCGCGCCGGACGGATCGGTCATTGCCTGGGACGGCGCGCACCTCGTGCCGGTCACGCCGGGCGAGGCCGAACCGGTCGCGGATCAGGACTTCACGGCGGTCGTCCCGCCGGACGCGTCCCTGGCGGACCTGGACCCGGCGGAGGTCGCGCGGCTGCGTGGCCTGGGACGCCGGGCCAGCGCCTCGAACCTGCCGGACCTGGATTTCCTTCAGGAACTGGGGCTGCTTGTCCCCAGTGGCGGGGCGCTGCGGCCCACGCTGGCCGCGATCCTGCTGGCGGGCACGCCGGCGGCGCTGCGGGCGCACGTGCCGCAGGCCGAGGTGTGCTTCTACCATCACCACACGCCGGACGTGGAATTCCAGTTCCGGGAGGACCTGCTGCGGCCCATTCCGGCGCTGCTGACCCGGCTGGCCGAGCTGATCCAGGCCAGGAACCGCTTCACGCCGGTGCAGGTGGGCCTGTTCCGCATCGAGGTGTGGGATCAGGACGAGGCGGTGTACCGCGAGGCGCTGCTGAACGCCCTGACGCACCGGGATTACCGCCTGCGGGACGCGGTGCACGTGCATCACTTCCCGGACCGGCTGGAGATCATGAACCCCGGCGGGCTGCCGGGCGGGATCACGCCGGGGAACATCCTGCGCCACCAGCCCAAGCGCCGCAACCCGCTGCTGGCCGAGGTCCTGGCCCGCCTGGGACTGGTCGAGCGGGCCGGGGTGGGCGTGGACAAGATGTACTCGCTGATGCTGCGCCACGGCAAGGAACCGCCGGAGTTCACCACGTACCCGGACTCGGTGACGCTGGCGCTGCACTCGCCGGGATTCGATGCGGAATTCGTGCGGTTCGTGGCGCGCAAGCAGGAGGACATGCAGACGCTGTCGCTGGACGTGCTGATCGTCCTGAGCCTGCTGGCCCGCGAGGGCGAGGCGACCCGCGCCGCCCTGGCCCGCGCGCTGCAACTGCCCGAGGACCGCACGCCCAGGCTGCTGCGCGGCATGGAGGATCACGGCCTGATCGTGAAGGCGGGCGTGGGGCGCGGCATCGCGTATGTCCTGAGCGACGAGGTGCGCCGCGCCCTGGGCCGCGAGCGGGTCGTGCCGGCCGTCCAGACGCCGCCGGAAGCGGTTGTGCCCGCGCCGGAGGTTGCGCCGACCACCCCGTCACCGGCCTATCAGGGGTTGGCGGATCAGGAACCGGCAGACACCGTCAGCGGTGCCCGGCCAGCGTCGGTCACGTCTCCCCCACCCCCGGAAGCTGCCGGGCGCCCGAAGCGCGCGGCACGCGCCCCGCGCGACGAGTCCGGCCCCAGCGCCGCCGAGGTGCGCGCCATCGCGCTGGCCCTGGCGCGCGAGCGGGGCCGCGTGCGGAACGTGGACCTGCGCGAGGCCTGCGGGCTGACCACGCAGCAGGCGTGGCGAACGCTGCGGCGGCTGGTGCAGGACGGCCTGCTGCGCAAACTGGGCAGCGGCACCCGCGACGCGGCGTACGAACTGCGCGCCTGA
- a CDS encoding molybdenum cofactor biosynthesis protein B, with amino-acid sequence MTDLSKAAPPSSEPSPTPGGAASSDAHRAAGAQSVRVAVLTVSDTRTPETDTSGQYLLSELRAGGHEVVAYRVVRDDAVDIRSALVAFAREATVVLSSGGTGITGRDVTVPVVESLITKPIPGFGELFRMLSYQQVGGAAMLSRAVGGLVRGAVVFAMPGSLNAVKTAWEGILRDEIGHLAFEVTRHGQPGVLNAPPAPPALEAPTPLPTPQPGAGGGVAAGLGRHRKGPQ; translated from the coding sequence ATGACCGACCTGAGTAAAGCTGCGCCCCCCTCCTCCGAGCCCTCGCCGACGCCGGGCGGGGCGGCGTCCAGTGACGCGCACCGCGCGGCGGGCGCGCAGTCCGTGCGGGTGGCGGTGCTCACGGTCAGCGACACGCGCACCCCGGAGACCGACACCAGCGGACAGTACCTGCTGAGCGAACTGCGCGCCGGGGGGCACGAGGTGGTCGCGTACCGGGTGGTGCGGGACGACGCGGTGGACATCCGTTCGGCGCTGGTGGCCTTCGCGCGTGAGGCGACGGTGGTGCTGTCGAGCGGCGGGACCGGGATCACGGGGCGGGACGTGACGGTGCCGGTCGTGGAGTCCCTGATCACCAAACCCATTCCGGGCTTCGGGGAGCTGTTCCGGATGCTGTCGTACCAGCAGGTGGGCGGGGCGGCCATGCTGTCGCGCGCGGTGGGCGGGCTGGTGCGCGGCGCGGTGGTGTTCGCCATGCCCGGCAGCCTGAACGCCGTGAAGACCGCCTGGGAAGGCATCCTGCGTGACGAGATCGGGCACCTGGCCTTCGAGGTCACGCGGCACGGGCAGCCGGGCGTCCTGAACGCGCCGCCCGCGCCGCCCGCCCTGGAGGCGCCGACGCCGCTGCCCACACCGCAGCCCGGCGCAGGCGGGGGGGTCGCGGCGGGTCTGGGCCGTCACCGCAAGGGGCCGCAGTGA
- a CDS encoding DciA family protein, whose protein sequence is MTRGRRLSGPRAIGELMGATLGTARIARGIERARAILLWPQAVGPEIARLTRPRTQQGGTLFVEVRDSATAHHLSMQRHHFLKALNALMPDQPISEIRFSVGSVREPVTAPPPAPLPAPDRARARQLVEGVQSERSPDLRGAALRAAEAITRARRWREEQGWRPCPVCGEASREQPCRACALTLEDPNVRRAARLLQRWPEKLPDLGGTLGDSGAGAARFLALRQLEGQLDLLALECVRSGHEDGYREFLAQQADVFMALTLGRTRAQLRPSDRSVLPDSARSVLNAGR, encoded by the coding sequence GTGACACGGGGGCGCCGCCTGAGCGGACCGCGCGCCATCGGGGAGTTGATGGGCGCCACGCTGGGCACGGCCCGCATCGCGCGGGGAATCGAGCGGGCGCGCGCCATCCTGCTGTGGCCGCAGGCGGTCGGCCCGGAGATCGCGCGCCTGACCCGGCCGCGCACGCAGCAGGGCGGCACGCTGTTCGTGGAGGTCCGTGACAGCGCCACCGCGCACCACCTGAGCATGCAGCGTCACCATTTCCTGAAGGCCCTGAACGCCCTGATGCCCGACCAGCCGATCAGCGAGATCCGGTTCAGTGTGGGGTCGGTGCGCGAGCCGGTCACGGCGCCCCCGCCCGCGCCGCTGCCTGCCCCGGACCGCGCGCGGGCGCGGCAGCTGGTCGAGGGCGTGCAGAGCGAACGCAGTCCGGACCTGCGGGGCGCGGCGCTGCGGGCGGCCGAGGCGATCACGCGGGCGCGGCGCTGGCGGGAGGAGCAGGGCTGGCGGCCCTGCCCGGTGTGCGGCGAGGCCAGCCGCGAGCAGCCGTGCCGGGCCTGCGCCCTGACCCTGGAGGACCCGAACGTGCGCCGCGCCGCCCGGCTGCTGCAACGCTGGCCGGAGAAACTGCCGGACCTGGGCGGGACGCTGGGGGACAGCGGGGCGGGCGCGGCGCGCTTCCTGGCGCTGCGGCAGCTCGAGGGGCAGCTGGACCTGCTGGCCCTGGAATGCGTGCGCAGCGGCCACGAGGACGGCTACCGCGAGTTCCTGGCGCAACAGGCGGACGTGTTCATGGCGCTCACGCTGGGGCGCACGCGGGCGCAGCTGCGGCCCTCCGACCGCTCGGTGCTGCCGGACAGTGCCCGCAGCGTCCTGAACGCCGGGCGCTGA
- the aat gene encoding leucyl/phenylalanyl-tRNA--protein transferase, with product MPPARTFLNHPDPLTREVARHYASGAFLMDNGDGLMWYSVENRAVVPLTERGGLHVARRLRRDLKHFEPRVDTAFAQVIAGCRGELPGSPPRDGEWISDELADLYLHLHAQGLAHSFEVWRGGELAGGVLGLALGGAFIAESKFHRVTNASKAALIHLAAHLHARGFTLLDAQIQNPHLETLGVREIDSDTYGELLGAALPLDVRL from the coding sequence TTGCCGCCCGCCCGCACCTTCCTGAACCACCCGGACCCCCTGACCCGCGAGGTCGCCCGCCACTACGCCTCGGGCGCGTTCCTGATGGACAACGGCGACGGCCTGATGTGGTACTCCGTCGAGAACCGCGCCGTCGTGCCGCTCACGGAACGCGGCGGCCTGCACGTCGCCCGCCGCCTGCGCCGCGACCTGAAGCACTTCGAGCCGCGCGTGGACACCGCCTTCGCGCAGGTGATCGCCGGCTGCCGGGGCGAACTGCCGGGCAGCCCCCCCCGCGACGGCGAGTGGATCAGCGACGAACTCGCGGACCTGTACCTGCACCTGCACGCGCAGGGACTGGCGCACTCCTTCGAGGTCTGGCGCGGCGGCGAACTGGCGGGTGGCGTGCTGGGCCTCGCGCTGGGCGGCGCGTTCATCGCCGAGAGCAAATTCCACCGCGTCACGAACGCCAGCAAGGCCGCCCTGATCCACCTCGCCGCGCACCTGCACGCCCGCGGGTTCACGCTGCTGGACGCCCAGATCCAGAACCCGCACCTGGAAACGCTGGGTGTGCGCGAGATCGACAGCGACACCTACGGCGAACTGCTCGGCGCGGCCCTGCCGCTGGACGTCAGACTGTAG
- the serA gene encoding phosphoglycerate dehydrogenase, translated as MTAPAPTPEQAALLRVLICDEMNPGNLNHPGFQIDYQGNMDRAETLRRLPEYDALITRSRTKVDRELIDAAGPRLKVIGRGGVGVDNIDLDYASLRGLLVLNAPESNNVSAAELAVMHLMAAARGLTRSDRLTRAGEWDRKYLGLELKDRTLGIVGLGRIGSIVADRAQGLRMNVVAFDPYVPDSKFERLGVTRAATLDDLLAQVDAITVHTPLTDETRGMIGAGQLARLRQGAIAVNAARGGIIDEQALVDALHSGHLFAAGVDVFVDEPPTPDHIFLHAPNLGITAHLGANTVEAQERVGAEIVSRVLDALHGDVSKGAVNAPALDAKTMEALGGYLTLGEKLGRILSQLLPGAHDVEVTFRGEFPADPAPVVTSVLVGYLSGSTDETPNMINARALARERGVNIAIREEGDSPDYQTEVIVKVTGGGDGQKERTRTVGGTVFGRSPRLTRLRDFRVELEPDGYILIASNQDKPGAVAKLSTLLGSWGVNIAGMALGRAEKGGQALFTLTLDDALTPGQLAQVRELDVIDSAYLVRA; from the coding sequence ATGACCGCACCCGCGCCCACCCCCGAACAGGCCGCCCTTCTGCGCGTCCTGATCTGCGACGAGATGAACCCCGGCAACCTGAACCACCCCGGGTTCCAGATCGACTACCAGGGCAACATGGACCGCGCCGAGACGCTGCGCCGCCTGCCCGAGTACGACGCCCTGATCACCCGCAGCCGCACCAAGGTCGACCGGGAACTGATCGACGCGGCCGGCCCCCGCCTGAAAGTCATCGGGCGCGGCGGCGTTGGCGTGGACAACATCGACCTCGACTACGCCAGCCTGCGCGGCCTGCTGGTCCTGAACGCCCCCGAGAGCAACAACGTCTCGGCCGCCGAACTGGCCGTCATGCACCTCATGGCCGCCGCGCGCGGCCTGACCCGCAGCGACCGCCTGACCCGCGCCGGCGAGTGGGACCGCAAGTACCTGGGCCTGGAACTCAAGGACAGGACCCTGGGCATCGTCGGCCTGGGCCGCATCGGCTCAATCGTCGCCGACCGCGCCCAGGGGCTGCGCATGAACGTCGTCGCCTTCGACCCCTACGTGCCGGACAGCAAGTTCGAGCGGCTGGGCGTCACGCGCGCCGCCACCCTGGACGACCTGCTGGCTCAGGTGGACGCCATCACCGTCCACACCCCCCTGACCGACGAGACGCGCGGCATGATCGGCGCCGGGCAACTGGCCCGCCTGCGCCAGGGCGCGATCGCCGTGAACGCCGCGCGCGGCGGCATCATCGACGAACAGGCCCTGGTGGACGCCCTGCACAGCGGCCACCTGTTCGCCGCCGGCGTGGACGTGTTCGTGGACGAACCCCCCACCCCCGATCACATCTTCCTGCACGCCCCCAACCTGGGCATCACCGCGCACCTGGGCGCCAACACCGTCGAGGCGCAGGAACGCGTGGGCGCCGAGATCGTCTCCCGCGTCCTCGACGCCCTGCACGGCGACGTCAGCAAGGGCGCCGTGAACGCCCCCGCCCTGGACGCCAAGACCATGGAAGCCCTCGGCGGCTACCTGACACTCGGCGAGAAGCTGGGCCGCATCCTGTCGCAACTGCTGCCCGGCGCGCACGACGTGGAAGTCACCTTCCGCGGCGAGTTCCCCGCCGACCCCGCCCCGGTCGTCACCAGCGTCCTGGTGGGCTACCTGAGCGGCAGCACCGACGAGACGCCGAACATGATCAACGCCCGCGCCCTGGCCCGCGAACGCGGCGTGAACATCGCCATCCGCGAGGAAGGCGACAGCCCCGACTACCAGACCGAGGTCATCGTGAAGGTCACGGGCGGCGGCGACGGCCAGAAGGAACGCACCCGCACCGTCGGCGGCACCGTCTTCGGCCGCAGCCCCCGCCTGACCCGCCTGCGCGACTTCCGCGTGGAACTCGAACCCGACGGCTACATCCTGATCGCCAGCAACCAGGACAAGCCCGGCGCGGTCGCCAAACTCAGCACCCTGCTCGGCAGCTGGGGCGTGAACATCGCCGGCATGGCCCTCGGACGCGCCGAGAAGGGTGGACAGGCGCTGTTCACCCTGACCCTCGACGACGCCCTGACGCCGGGGCAACTCGCGCAGGTCCGTGAACTCGACGTGATCGACAGCGCGTACCTCGTCCGGGCGTAA
- a CDS encoding PaaI family thioesterase, translated as MSAPTSTDLPTPEALTAFGAGHLPGLIGIRFTHAEPGLLRSELTVRPELLAPNGFLHAASVVALADTTCGYGTRMLLPADASGFTTIELKSNHLGTAREGTVTCEARKVHAGRTTQVWDAEVTGPDGRLMALFRCTQAVLYPKPTPAGG; from the coding sequence ATGAGCGCCCCCACCTCCACCGACCTGCCCACCCCGGAAGCCCTGACCGCCTTCGGCGCCGGACACCTGCCGGGCCTGATCGGCATCCGGTTCACGCACGCCGAACCGGGCCTGCTGCGCAGCGAACTGACCGTCCGCCCCGAACTGCTCGCCCCGAACGGCTTCCTGCACGCCGCGAGCGTCGTCGCGCTGGCCGACACGACCTGCGGCTACGGCACGCGCATGCTGCTGCCGGCGGACGCCAGCGGCTTCACCACCATCGAACTCAAGAGCAACCACCTCGGCACCGCCCGCGAGGGCACCGTCACCTGCGAAGCCCGCAAGGTCCACGCCGGCCGCACCACCCAGGTCTGGGACGCCGAGGTGACCGGCCCGGACGGCCGCCTGATGGCCCTGTTCCGCTGCACGCAGGCGGTCCTGTACCCGAAACCCACCCCGGCCGGAGGCTGA
- a CDS encoding DUF3293 domain-containing protein codes for MAGPARPDAARPDARLRAAFLASRYGTAAQPVTLGAERIPAFTPAWAASRWGVVTAWNPAGQAQGRAANRAAQARLRVAAARWPGHGGVNGDGDWQEPTLILTGISLRDVAALGGAFGQAAVLWGSGARAALVWLPASGVGGVRVERWWLRPAGKGAGAGTLAGPGDV; via the coding sequence ATGGCCGGCCCCGCCCGGCCCGATGCGGCGCGGCCCGATGCCCGGCTGCGCGCGGCGTTCCTGGCGTCCCGGTACGGCACGGCGGCGCAGCCCGTGACGCTGGGCGCCGAGCGGATACCCGCCTTCACACCGGCCTGGGCGGCGTCCCGCTGGGGAGTCGTGACCGCGTGGAACCCGGCCGGGCAGGCGCAGGGGCGCGCGGCGAACCGGGCGGCGCAGGCGCGGCTGCGGGTCGCGGCGGCCCGCTGGCCTGGGCACGGCGGCGTGAACGGGGACGGCGACTGGCAGGAACCGACCCTGATCCTGACCGGTATCTCGCTGCGGGACGTGGCGGCGCTGGGCGGGGCGTTCGGGCAGGCGGCGGTCCTGTGGGGCAGCGGCGCGCGGGCGGCCCTGGTGTGGCTGCCGGCGTCCGGGGTGGGGGGCGTGCGCGTGGAACGCTGGTGGCTGCGCCCGGCCGGGAAAGGTGCGGGGGCGGGAACCCTGGCCGGGCCGGGCGATGTATAG
- the recF gene encoding DNA replication and repair protein RecF (All proteins in this family for which functions are known are DNA-binding proteins that assist the filamentation of RecA onto DNA for the initiation of recombination or recombinational repair.), with protein MRLDSLSTLNYRNLAPFTLAFPAGVTGVFGENGAGKTNLLEAAYLALTGLTDVSRLEQLVQQGETEAYVRADLESGGSLSVQEVGLGRGRRQLKLDGVRVRTGDLPRGSAVWIRPEDSELVFGSPSGRRAFLDSLLSRLSARYAEQLTRYDRTVSQRNAALRGGEEWAMHVWDESLVRLGSEIMLFRRRALVRLNELAAEANAALGSRKPLTLTLTESTAPESYAQDLAARRAEELARGSTVTGPHRDDLLLTLGGFPASEYASRGEGRTVALALRRAELELLAERFGERPVLLIDDFSAELDPVRRSFLLELAASVPQAIVTGTERAPGAALTLRAQSGRFTPDAGPDGEPPEPEPADLPAVAGVGA; from the coding sequence GTGCGTCTCGACTCGCTGTCCACCCTGAACTACCGGAACCTCGCGCCATTCACCCTGGCGTTTCCGGCGGGCGTGACCGGCGTGTTCGGCGAGAACGGGGCCGGCAAGACGAACCTGCTGGAAGCGGCGTACCTGGCGCTGACCGGCCTGACCGACGTGTCCCGCCTGGAACAGCTGGTGCAGCAGGGTGAGACCGAGGCGTACGTGCGTGCCGACCTGGAAAGCGGCGGCAGCCTGAGCGTGCAGGAGGTCGGGCTGGGACGCGGGCGGCGGCAACTGAAACTGGACGGCGTGCGCGTGCGGACCGGGGACCTGCCGCGCGGCAGCGCCGTGTGGATCCGCCCGGAGGACAGCGAGCTGGTGTTCGGGTCGCCGTCCGGACGGCGCGCGTTCCTGGATTCGCTGCTGTCGCGCCTGAGCGCCCGCTACGCCGAGCAGCTGACCCGGTATGACCGCACGGTGTCGCAGCGGAACGCGGCCCTGCGCGGCGGCGAGGAATGGGCCATGCATGTGTGGGACGAGTCGCTGGTGCGCCTGGGCAGCGAGATCATGCTGTTCCGCCGCCGCGCGCTGGTGCGCCTGAACGAACTGGCGGCCGAGGCGAACGCCGCGCTGGGCAGCCGCAAACCCCTGACGCTCACCCTGACCGAATCCACGGCGCCCGAATCGTACGCGCAGGACCTCGCGGCCCGGCGCGCCGAGGAACTCGCGCGGGGCAGCACCGTGACCGGCCCGCACCGCGACGACCTGCTGCTGACCCTGGGAGGGTTCCCGGCCAGCGAGTACGCCAGTCGCGGCGAGGGGCGCACGGTGGCCCTGGCGCTGCGCCGCGCAGAACTGGAGCTGCTGGCCGAACGGTTCGGAGAGCGACCGGTGCTGCTGATCGACGATTTCTCGGCGGAACTGGACCCGGTGCGCCGGTCGTTCCTGCTGGAACTGGCGGCCAGCGTGCCGCAGGCCATCGTGACCGGCACCGAACGTGCCCCCGGCGCGGCGCTGACGTTGCGGGCGCAGTCCGGCCGGTTCACGCCGGACGCCGGGCCGGACGGGGAACCGCCCGAGCCGGAACCGGCCGACCTGCCCGCCGTGGCCGGGGTCGGCGCGTGA